A section of the Citrus sinensis cultivar Valencia sweet orange chromosome 8, DVS_A1.0, whole genome shotgun sequence genome encodes:
- the LOC102629989 gene encoding uncharacterized protein LOC102629989 isoform X2 has translation MSEASSSSTHRGSAYLNALTQEIEKKLQRALASPSQRRNLLQELFADIALEVDDRARDIILSGEEGGICPAEDGIDSRLCFYDVLADHYVRIPESGQRILDLIVQLWSQLFVSHIFALLFHKWIFEVQLNNDEVLLRYSSALVQGATNVFWIDIQTNSRHFQSLFRYLLEEVALEPARLNKIPVQVQRDLFLVLSRFIFFYNSVDKLESFLKQFPVFPNAFLVGGSADFFVIEVADQLQKLKVEPVLLHYLSQIKVLQGMELRMTTSTRLKTCLYSFTSPGGPMYPTRAVRHAAWDALDFLFPVGQYPRHVISLFFRLLYPWCWPSSCWNFIMSWLKAVLHTLLRVVFSSWEKVRAEKNS, from the exons GCTTTAGCTTCTCCTTCGCAAAGACGGAACCTGTTGCAAGAGTTGTTTGCTGATATAGCTTTAGAAGTTGATGATCGAGCAAGAG ATATAATTCTCAGCGGGGAAGAAGGTGGAATTTGTCCTGCAGAGGATGGCATTGACAGTCGACTGTGTTTCTATGATGTGCTTGCCGATCATTATGTTCGGATTCCTGAGAGTGGACAACGTATTCTTGATTTGATTGTCCAGCTCTGGAGCCAGTTATTTGTGTCTCATATTTTCGCCCTCTTGTTCCATAAATGG ATATTTGAAGTTCAACTCAACAATGACGAAGTTCTCCTTCGTTACTCGTCTGCTCTTGTTCAAGGTGCTACCAATGTTTTTTG GATCGACATCCAGACAAACTCAAGGCACTTCCAGTCCCTCTTTCGG TACCTTCTTGAGGAAGTTGCATTGGAACCTGCacgattaaataaaattcctGTGCAG GTCCAAAGAGATCTATTTCTTGTACTTTCAAGGTTCATATTCTTTTACAACTCAG TTGATAAACTTGAAAGCTTCTTGAAGCAGTTTCCTGTTTTTCCAAATGCCTTTTTGGTTGGTGGTTCAGCTGACTTCTTTGTTATTGAGGTGGCAGATCAG CTTCAAAAATTGAAGGTGGAACCAGTTCTCTTGCATTATCTTTCACAAATTAAAGTTCTCCAAG GGATGGAACTGAGAATGACGACAAGTACAAGGTTGAAGACGTGCTTGTATAGCTTTACTTCTCCCGGTGGTCCAATGTATCCCACTAGAGCTGTTCGTCATGCAGCCTGGGATGCtttggattttctttttcct GTTGGGCAATACCCACGGCATGTTATAAGTCTGTTTTTTCGACTTCTATATCCGTGGTGCTGGCCTTCTTCGTGTTGGAACTTCATAATGTCTTGGCTTAAAGCAGTATTGCATACCTTGTTGAGGGTGGTCTTTTCCAGCTGGGAGAAAGTGAGAGCGGAAAAGAATTCTTAA